Within the Halichoerus grypus chromosome 2, mHalGry1.hap1.1, whole genome shotgun sequence genome, the region CTGGCCTGCACCCATGACCAAGGGCCGGGTCaggagccccacaacaggctgtGATTGGGGTGCCCACCTCGGATCACTGAGCTCTCACCCTGCGTGGTAGTGTCTCAGGGTCCCCTTAGGGGTGAGGTGTGAATCTCAGGGGAGCCCTAAGTTGAGCTGGCCCCACAAAGGCCCAACTGGACCCTGATGGGAGGAGGCTGAAACCCTCCACTTGCCTTCATCTCATACTGCCCCCCCTTACCCCTGGCCAGTCACTGTCTTCCAGCCTACTGGTTGTCcgtccttccatccatccatcccttgcTCACCGCTTGCCAGGGTGGCCCAGAGAAGGGTCCATCCACAGGCCTGGAGGGCTCACACAAGTCACTCCTAGAGGGCTCACACCCAGGCCCTAAagggcccctccctgctgccccatgGAATTCAGTCGGAGtcagagaaagcaagaaaggagaaTTGATAGGGCTCTGCTGCCCCAGATCTCCACTCAGACCTGGGCCAGGCCCAAGGCAGCCctcccaccagcaccaccagggCAGGGGTCCCGCCCCTGGGCCCCTGGCAGCCTGCACTCATCGTCTCAAAGCAGTGTGCTGCCAGCCACCTGCGCGACGTGCCCTGGGGGACCCAGGAAGCCAGGCCTGAGCCTTGCATGGGGCCCAGAGGGTGCACCTAGATACTCCGGTCCTCGGAAGGGGGCCTGTGTGTGACAGGGACCATCCTGAGCATGTGCGTGCACTCCTGGTCCCCTGGGCAAGGCTGGGAGCTGGCCTGGGGCCACCTCGATAACCACGTTGCGGTGATGGATGGCCCTGGCATCCTGTCCCAGCCTGGCAAGCTGCCTTTCCCAGGGGCTAAGAATAGGTGGGAGGACGGCAAGGGCCGAAGGGAGGAGGTGGGTCGCTAGGGAGGCTGCTCCCCCCAGCAGGCAAGATGGTGAGAGCTGCACGCAGGGGTGGGGCTCCGGGGCTGTCagagcagagagagcacaagcaagcgAGCCGCAGGCCGTGGGAAACCCAGCACCACCCAGGGAGACGCGAGGCCTCCAGGACCCTCGGCGGCACCTCCCAGCACAGGGCCAGACCCCAGCCCCATCACTGGCAAAGACAGACGACTTCTGGCGTCTTCTCTCCCAGCTCCCACTTCCTCAATAGGatcagaggctcagaggggcGGTCACAGCTGGGCCCAGAGGGGCCTCCTCACTTGGGCGGGGGTCCCTCCACAGACCCTGCTGCTCTGACCGGAAGTCCCCAGAGGAGCGTGCGTGCCCACAAGGACCCCTCTGCCCCAGCTGTGTAGCCCCAGCCAGATGTGGCGGGTGGCCGCTCAGAGGCATGCCCCCCACCCGGCCACACTGCCCccagctcctgctgctgctgctggcctgCCAGGTGAGCGCTACGCCCACTCCCCATCCGGCCCGCGGCTGACGTGGCTCTGTCCCACCTGTCCCTTCATCTCTCCCCCCAGCCTTGGGCCCCTTCTGCCCAGGTGATGGACTTCCTGTTCGAGAAGTGGAAGCTCTACGGTGACCAGTGTCTCTACAACCTGAGCCTGCTGCCGCCCCCCACTGGTGAGCCCCCGGGGAGGGAGACGGGAGACGGGCCATCCCTGGGAGGACTCGAGCAGGGACAGGGCAGCCCCTTCTGTACCAGCTCTGAGGGTCACTTAGGGGGCAGCAAGAGATGAGAGTAGAAGTAGCTGCCGGGAGGCCGAGAGCCATGTCCGCTCGAGGGAGGGGGCTGtgctgggcagagggaaggaggggctgtGGGCCACAGAGTTTGTGCTGGACCCTGGAAGGAAGCCAACAGATAGGGGTTCCGCCCCCAGAAAAGGAGGCACTGCAAGGGGGGCACTGAGAGGAGGGGTGAGCCCAGGTGGGTCTGGGGCCCTTTGGAGACGTGAGATGTGCAAGGGTAGGCGGCTGGTGGGCATCCAGGGAGGTCTGGGGGGCGACGGCATGCTGGGGAGCAGAGGATGAAGCCCAGGGGCTTCTCGgagcagcccagcccagccctgctgaggggcgcctCCCGCCTGCCCTGCCTCACAGAGCTAGTCTGTAATCGAACCTTCGACAAGTACTCCTGTTGGCCGGACACCCCTCCCAACACCACGGCCAACATGTCCTGCCCCTGGTACTTGCCCTGGCACCACAAAGGTAAGCACAGAGGGGAAGCGGGGGGTGGCTGAGGGGGCCCAGGCTGCGGGTCAGGTGCTGACCGGAGCCCGGCCCCCCAGTGCAGCACCGCTTTGTCTTCAAGAAGTGTGGGCCTGATGGGCAGTGGGTGCGCGGGCCCCGCGGGCAGTCGTGGCGCGACGCTTCTCAGTGCCAGATGGACGAGAAGGAGATCGAGGTCCAGGTCAGCCCGCGGCAGGTGCAGCGGGAGCCGGGGGTTGGGGGACGGGGGCAGTGGCAGCCCGGCCCTGACCAGCCACCGCACTTCGTAGAAGAAGGCGGCCAAGATGTACAGCGGCTTCCAGGTGATGTACACAGTGGGGTACTCTCTGTCCCTgggggccctgctcctggccctcGCTATCCTGCTGGGCCTCAGGTATGCCCACCCACCTGTgcacgcgccccccccccccccgcggcgGGCAGGACGGCAGGCAGGCCCTGACTCCCCGTCCCCGCAGCAAGCTGCACTGCACGCGAAACTACATCCACGTGAACCTGTTCGCGTCCTTCGTGCTCAAGGCCGGCTCCGTGCTGGTCATCGACACGCTGCTCAGGACGCGCTACAGCCAGAAGATCGGGGACGACCTCAGCGTGAGCATCTGGCTGAGTGACGGGGTGAGCACCCACACCTGGCCTGCGGGCCCCCGGCCCCAGGGCGGCGGGGGGCCGTGCGGCCTGAGCTCATGCTGCGCCCGCGGCCAGGCCGTGGCCGGCTGCCGGGTGGCCGCCGTGTTCATGCAGTACGGCGTCGTGGCCAACTACTGCTGGCTGCTGGTGGAGGGCGTGTACCTGCACGGCCTGCTGGGCCTCGCCGCCTTCCCGGAGAGGAGCTTCTTCGCCCTCTACCTGGGCATCGGCTGGGGTGAGTAGGCTGGCGCGGTGGGGGGCAGGCTGGCTGGGGCCACCGGACcacagctgccccctccccgcaGGCGCCCCCATGCTCTTTGTCATCCCCTGGGCGGTGGTCAAGTGTCTGTTTGAGAACATCCAGTGAGTATGAGCCGACCGGAGGGTGGACTTGAGGCAGCCAGGGCTCACCCCTCCTGGGCACAAGGTGCTGGGTTGGGTCTATGGGGAGTAGCCGGACAGCActggggggggtgcggggggcacCCTCCAGCCAGAGGTAGTGGTGGGTGGGGAAGCAAGACTGCCCCAGGGTGGGGGTCATTTATGaccatcttccttcctttcccaagGCACTGATTAGATCCCCAGGATGTCAGGGGGGTGGGAGGCCGGGGGGGCTGGCAGGACGTGAGCAGGCCCCGCCCCGCAGGTGCTGGACCAGCAACGACAACATGGGTTTCTGGTGGATCCTGCGCTTCCCTGTCTTCCTGGCGATCCTGGTGAGGAGATGAGGCACCTGCTGGCCCCACGGAGAGGGGTACTGAGGTTGGCGGGGCCTGCCTGCCAGTCCCCTCCTTCCTTGTTGGCCTGTGGGGCCTGAGGAGACCGATGACATCCTGCCTGGACAGATGAGGAGGGAGGCCCTGGCACTCAGCCGGGACGCTAGCCAGTGTCCTGGGCCTCGGGCTCGGCTGCCCATCCCTGGCTGGGTGCCCAGCAGCCCCGGGGACATGGGAGCCAGGAGGGTCAAGTGGGGATCTGGGGGTTGCCCTGAGCTGTGCTCTCCACACACAGATCAACTTCTTCATCTTCATCCGCGTCCTTCTCATCCTCATGGCCAAGCTGCAAGCCCGCCAGATGCGCTACACCGACTACAAGTTCCGGTGGGTGCGGGCAGTGCACAGACCCAGAGACCCTGCaggggccgggggggtgggggcaggacacCGGGGCCCCAGTGGGCAGGGTAGGCCCTGGCGGCTCAGGCTTCCACCCACAGGCTGGCAAAGTCCACACTGACCCTCATCCCCCTGCTGGGGGTCCACGAAGTGGTGTTCGCCTTCGTGACAGACGAGCATGCCCAAGGGACCCTGCGCTCTGCCAAGCTCTTCTTCGACCTCTTCCTCAGCTCCTTCCAGGTGCCGCCCTGCCCCCTATagccacctgcccccccccccccccccccccccggcctggGTGCTGCCCTGACTGCCCCCTCTCTCCAGGGCCTGCTGGTGGCTGTTCTCTACTGTTTCCTCAATAAGGAGGTAGGTGGGGAGGTCCGGTCCAGGCGTGCGGCTGGGCTCCCTGTTCTCACCCATGCGGGGGGTGAGCCCTTCACGCCCATCTGCATTTACCGGCGGCGGTCGCCGTGATGCTGGGTGCTGCCCCCCCCATGGCCAACCTCAGCCGGGTCCTCAGGGAGCACACGGTGAAGGGGGAGCCGGGGCGCCGAACCCCCCGTGTTCCATGCTGGAGCTCGCCTCGCTCTACACCCAGGGCGCCTGGTCGTCCCCGGAGCCTGGGAGGCTGGGGACCCTGGGACTGGCCCgacgccccgccccccccgccccaggtgcAGTCGGAGCTGCGACGGTCCTGGCATCGCCGGCGCGCGGGGGCCTCACTGCGGGAGCGACGCCACGCCAGCGGCCCCCCCAGCGAGAAGCCGCTCCTGTGCGGGGCCGGCGGCAGCAACGGGGCCGGCCGGGGCCCCCCCGCACACCCCAGCCCGGTCGGCAGCCGCCCCGCGTTGGCCGAGAGCCCCTTCTAAAGCCCGGGGAGCCCCGGGAGCCCGGTTGGGGCCGGACAACCCAGAACCTGACGCCCCCGGCGGCTGGAGGGGCGCCACGGGGGCTTCCCCGTCCACCTGTCCGCACGGCGCGGTGGTCTGGGGGCGGCGGCTCCGTGCTGCGCCGCGGACGGGGTGCGGGGCGCCCCCGCTCGAGGACACGCGTGTTCTCCGACAATAAAGGGTTTGAGCAGTCCCTGCCCTGCGCGGCCTGGAGAGCTGAGCTGAAGGAGGGGCGCGGGCTGGGgctcccccttttacagatgaatcGGGGCCAGAGCCCCGCACAGGCTCGGACGGCACGCGGCGCCTGGCGgtgcgccccccgcccccgctgctTTAGGTGCGGCTCCACACACGCTGCGCCGGAGTGGGTGGCCCCGCTGGCTCTGGTCCCCACGCGGCACAGGCCCGCGATCGGGGTGGGTGGCGGCCGAGGGAAGCCGCCAGCCCCTCGAGAGGACGGCGACCTCTCTGCCTCGGGCCCCGTCAGGGCATCGCGGGCCGACCCCGAACTGGAGGCCTTCTCCGGCCTCTACCCGATCTGGCTCTAGCCACAGCTTGCCACCGCGGAGCAGATAAAATGGGGAGACGCCAACCCCCAAACTGAAGTGACCCGAGTGACGGCAGCAGTTCTCCCAAGACCTCTGCGTGGTCCTGACGCGACCACTTGGCAGAGCGGCCCGACCCGTGACACCCCACTCCAGCGTGTGGCAGGACAGCGGAGTGCAGCGGTGGGCACCCTGCGTGGCGGGCAGCGAGGGCTGGTGCCCACCAGGAGAGAGCAGAGGGTCCCCTACAGGAAGAGCCGGGCGGCGCACTGGGGTGGGGAACCCAACTGTTTGGGGACGCGCCCTGAGGCCCACGCTGCCATCTTGGGGAGAGCGCGTCTGCTGCAGAGGCCGGAGCGGGGGCTGTGCTCACTCCAGAGTGCCCCGGGACCCGTGCTGGGACGCCTGTGGGGGGGTGTCGGGAGGAGGACGCCATCGGAGGAGGGAGCAGccagagcgagagcacaagctcCAGCGGCCTGCCGGGTGTCCCTGCTTCACGGAGCTGGTGGGAGGTGACCACGGGGCTCTGGGGGGTGGGCTGCCCACAGCCTCCGCAGGCCACGTGCGCTGGAGCTGCTCAGGCAGAGCCAGGCTAATTGGAGAAAATGAGAGGACAGAGGGCCTCTcaggaaaggtaaataaaattacTCACCCACCAGGCACCGGGGCCTCCTGAGGCGGCCTTCACCCTGCGCTGCCCACACCCACTGCAGGCCCGgatgtggcagggaggggagagaggtgggcagggagaagggggcgGCTAGTTACGGGGGACGGAGCTCTCTTGCGGCCCAGGCGGGTGTCCAGCGTTACTGTGATGGACagtctgcagagcagggaggccttACCAGCCATGCGGGGGGAAGACTGAGGCCCCTGACCTTGAGGCTTCAAGCTACCTCTTCTCCCAGGCCCTCCCAAGCCCCTGCCCACAGGGCAAGCCCCGCCAGCCCTTGAGGCCTGGAAGCCTATGTGGGCACAAGTTAGCACAGGGAGAGCAGTTCTCCTTCACGCTAGCTGAGCTCAGGGGTGGTGACTGCCTTGGGGGGTGCGCCACTCACCTAGTGGCCTCCTGACAGCCCTCCCTATCCtgactccctctgcccttctccttcaCCCTTGTCCCTGTCACCAAGGGAACTGCAGCAGACCGGCAGAGctgagggtggaggcagaggccTGGCAAGGGCTGGACTTGCCCAGCCAATAAACATTGACTCTGACCAGGCAGCcctgcaggtggggaggagaggggatgggtgggggaaCCCACTTTCTCACAGCCCAGCACCCACACATCATCTCTCTGTCCAGGAAAAGGAACACTCCaggccctctgcctctcccccatctccACTGCCGTCCTTGACCTCAGGCCCTTCCCCAAAATATACGAGTACTGCcttgcatgtgtgcacatgcatgcgtgTGTACGTACGTGCTACTAAAATGAGTGTGAAgaacaagaaagaggaaaacctgGACTACAATAAACAGGGATCAAACCTGGGAGAGTTCAGAGGTCATACCCAGGACGGCCGCCGTGTGCCAGGCAGAATGCATCACTGGGGGAGGGGACCTCAAGCAGGGCAGAGAGTTACAGGAGGGACACCCTTCAAGGGGACCAAATGACTAAACACACTGAGGGGAAATTCAGATGACCTGGTGGAGAGTTCAAGACTTAATTAGTATTAATACATAGAaaactaagcaaatgaaaaaagaaggcCATTAGGAACTTCGAGGAAAACAAAGTTGGGCAGAAAAAAACAATCACAATTTACCACATGGTTCAGCTCTAAATACAAATATAGACATCATAATGTAAATACTCAACACTGACATAACCAAAGTCATGAGAGAAAAGAACTGTC harbors:
- the GCGR gene encoding glucagon receptor isoform X1 → MPPTRPHCPQLLLLLLACQPWAPSAQVMDFLFEKWKLYGDQCLYNLSLLPPPTELVCNRTFDKYSCWPDTPPNTTANMSCPWYLPWHHKVQHRFVFKKCGPDGQWVRGPRGQSWRDASQCQMDEKEIEVQKKAAKMYSGFQVMYTVGYSLSLGALLLALAILLGLSKLHCTRNYIHVNLFASFVLKAGSVLVIDTLLRTRYSQKIGDDLSVSIWLSDGAVAGCRVAAVFMQYGVVANYCWLLVEGVYLHGLLGLAAFPERSFFALYLGIGWGAPMLFVIPWAVVKCLFENIQCWTSNDNMGFWWILRFPVFLAILINFFIFIRVLLILMAKLQARQMRYTDYKFRLAKSTLTLIPLLGVHEVVFAFVTDEHAQGTLRSAKLFFDLFLSSFQGLLVAVLYCFLNKEVQSELRRSWHRRRAGASLRERRHASGPPSEKPLLCGAGGSNGAGRGPPAHPSPVGSRPALAESPF
- the GCGR gene encoding glucagon receptor isoform X2; the protein is MPPTRPHCPQLLLLLLACQPWAPSAQVMDFLFEKWKLYGDQCLYNLSLLPPPTELVCNRTFDKYSCWPDTPPNTTANMSCPWYLPWHHKVQHRFVFKKCGPDGQWVRGPRGQSWRDASQCQMDEKEIEVQKKAAKMYSGFQVMYTVGYSLSLGALLLALAILLGLSKLHCTRNYIHVNLFASFVLKAGSVLVIDTLLRTRYSQKIGDDLSVSIWLSDGYGVVANYCWLLVEGVYLHGLLGLAAFPERSFFALYLGIGWGAPMLFVIPWAVVKCLFENIQCWTSNDNMGFWWILRFPVFLAILINFFIFIRVLLILMAKLQARQMRYTDYKFRLAKSTLTLIPLLGVHEVVFAFVTDEHAQGTLRSAKLFFDLFLSSFQGLLVAVLYCFLNKEVQSELRRSWHRRRAGASLRERRHASGPPSEKPLLCGAGGSNGAGRGPPAHPSPVGSRPALAESPF